The Pseudodesulfovibrio sp. zrk46 genome contains a region encoding:
- a CDS encoding potassium channel protein, whose product MFEKIHRRMLRLRARLGSFWSVALGVVYLFFVFIIGIAFYMGYEDWDFTSSFYMVVITLSTVGFMEVNQLSDPGRIFTSFLIMGGVGGFVYIAGAFAQVLIDGRLQILWGKHKMLKEISKLRDHFIICGHGRIGSIVVQEILAEGHDVVVIEQDPDLIDKMEQDGILCIDGDATSDEVLLTAGLLHAKSLISALTSEAANVYVTLTARQLNPNITIVARAGDKSHISRLELAGADRVVLPHFIGGLRMAQNVLRPTVTNFLELAVRGGIDLQMEELEVTPDSELCELDLIESKIRPRFNLIIIAIKTGTGEMVFNPGPKEVIHAYDTLLAVGKKSNLNEIKEIL is encoded by the coding sequence ATGTTCGAGAAAATCCATAGACGGATGCTCAGGCTGAGAGCAAGGCTTGGCTCATTTTGGAGCGTTGCTCTTGGTGTGGTTTATCTGTTTTTCGTGTTCATCATAGGCATCGCTTTTTATATGGGATACGAGGATTGGGATTTTACCAGCTCCTTTTATATGGTGGTAATAACCCTCTCCACGGTTGGCTTCATGGAGGTTAATCAGCTATCCGATCCAGGACGTATTTTTACTTCCTTTTTGATCATGGGTGGTGTTGGTGGTTTCGTTTATATCGCAGGTGCCTTTGCGCAAGTGTTGATTGACGGTCGTTTGCAAATATTGTGGGGTAAACATAAAATGTTGAAAGAAATCTCAAAGCTCAGAGATCATTTTATTATTTGTGGGCATGGTCGCATCGGCAGCATTGTAGTACAGGAAATATTGGCAGAAGGGCACGATGTTGTCGTCATCGAGCAGGACCCTGATCTAATAGATAAAATGGAGCAAGATGGCATTCTTTGTATTGATGGTGATGCCACAAGTGATGAGGTGTTGCTTACAGCCGGCCTATTGCACGCTAAATCTTTGATTTCTGCTCTCACCAGCGAAGCTGCGAATGTTTATGTGACCCTCACAGCTCGGCAGTTGAATCCGAACATAACCATCGTTGCCCGCGCAGGCGACAAATCTCACATTTCTCGCTTGGAGTTGGCTGGAGCCGATCGTGTTGTGTTACCGCATTTTATTGGTGGCTTACGAATGGCTCAGAATGTGCTTCGACCTACAGTTACAAACTTCCTGGAACTGGCTGTTCGAGGTGGTATTGATCTTCAGATGGAAGAACTGGAAGTTACTCCGGATTCCGAGTTGTGCGAACTGGATCTCATTGAGTCCAAGATTCGTCCTCGATTCAATTTGATCATTATTGCTATCAAAACAGGTACAGGGGAGATGGTCTTTAATCCAGGTCCCAAGGAAGTCATTCACGCCTATGACACTCTGCTTGCCGTTGGCAAGAAATCCAATTTGAATGAAATAAAAGAAATCCTGTAA
- the uvrB gene encoding excinuclease ABC subunit UvrB yields the protein MPDFRLVSEFTPKGDQPEAIRQLVDGLNAGVRDQVLLGATGTGKTFTMANIVAELNRPALVLAPNKTLAAQLYTEFRGLFPDNAVEYFVSYYDYYQPEAYLPHSDVYIEKDSSINDNIDKLRHAATHALLTRHDVLIVASVSCIYGLGSPDFYAKMVIPVEEGQMMAMEELLARLVEIHYERNDYDFHRGTFRVRGDVVEIIPAYSREKALRIEFFGDEIDSISETDPLTGEVKDKLRKTVIYPGSHFVSDRDNLDRAVEDIRNELQVRLADYKKTNKLVEAQRLEQRTMYDLEIIEELGYCNGIENYSRHLDGRTEGEPPATLLDYFPDDFILFVDESHIALPQVGGMYNGDRSRKTTLVDFGFRLPSALDNRPLNYDEFQERIKQAVYVSATPGALEMDLAQGVVVEQIIRPTGLLDPNVEVRKVQGQIDDLLSECKKRQSRDERVLVTTLTKRMAEDLNDYLNSMGVPSRYLHSDIDTLERMAIIQALRTGEFFVLVGINLLREGLDIPEVSLVAILDADKEGFLRSNRSLIQTFGRAARNADGRVVLYADKVTGSMAEAMEETARRRDKQKQYNIENDITPKTIRKSVDNLFGELGGKSDGNRANVGMAAETGADYGSTDPKQLQKTVKRLEREMREAAKELEFERAAELRDRVALLRERILELG from the coding sequence ATGCCTGATTTTCGATTAGTTAGTGAATTTACACCAAAGGGAGATCAGCCTGAGGCGATTCGTCAACTCGTTGATGGATTGAATGCGGGGGTGCGAGATCAAGTTTTGCTTGGAGCCACTGGAACGGGAAAGACGTTCACAATGGCGAATATCGTGGCTGAACTTAATCGTCCTGCATTGGTGCTTGCACCTAATAAAACTCTTGCTGCTCAACTTTATACAGAATTTCGTGGGCTATTCCCTGACAATGCAGTCGAGTATTTTGTCAGTTATTATGATTATTATCAGCCGGAAGCATATTTACCCCATTCCGATGTCTACATTGAGAAAGACTCGTCCATAAACGATAATATTGATAAGTTGCGTCATGCTGCAACTCACGCCTTGCTTACTCGTCATGACGTTCTCATTGTAGCCTCAGTCTCCTGTATTTATGGTCTTGGTTCGCCTGATTTTTACGCCAAAATGGTTATTCCTGTTGAGGAAGGCCAGATGATGGCGATGGAGGAATTGTTGGCTCGTCTTGTAGAGATTCACTACGAGCGCAACGATTACGACTTTCATCGTGGTACATTTCGAGTACGTGGTGATGTGGTCGAGATTATTCCTGCGTATAGCCGTGAAAAGGCACTTCGAATTGAGTTTTTTGGTGATGAAATTGACTCGATTTCTGAGACCGATCCGCTTACGGGCGAGGTTAAAGACAAGCTCAGAAAGACAGTTATTTATCCGGGTAGTCACTTTGTGTCCGATCGTGACAACCTTGATCGTGCAGTGGAAGATATCCGTAATGAACTGCAGGTGCGTTTAGCCGATTATAAAAAAACTAATAAGCTGGTAGAAGCACAGCGGCTAGAACAACGCACCATGTATGATCTCGAAATCATAGAGGAGTTGGGATACTGTAATGGTATCGAAAATTACTCCCGTCATTTGGATGGGCGCACTGAAGGAGAGCCGCCTGCGACATTGTTGGACTATTTTCCTGATGACTTTATTTTGTTCGTGGATGAATCTCATATCGCCTTGCCTCAGGTGGGAGGCATGTACAATGGCGACCGTTCTCGCAAGACTACACTGGTAGATTTTGGCTTTCGTTTGCCGTCAGCACTAGATAACCGACCATTGAATTATGATGAATTTCAAGAGCGCATCAAGCAGGCAGTATATGTCTCAGCTACGCCTGGAGCACTGGAAATGGACTTGGCGCAAGGTGTTGTTGTGGAGCAAATCATTCGTCCTACGGGATTGCTTGATCCCAACGTGGAAGTGCGAAAAGTACAGGGACAGATTGACGATTTGCTTTCGGAATGTAAAAAAAGACAATCAAGGGACGAACGTGTTCTGGTCACAACGCTTACTAAGCGTATGGCCGAGGATTTGAACGACTATCTCAATTCGATGGGAGTTCCGTCTCGGTATCTGCATTCGGACATCGACACACTTGAACGTATGGCAATAATTCAGGCTTTGCGTACAGGTGAGTTCTTCGTGTTGGTGGGGATTAACTTGCTTCGTGAAGGGCTGGATATTCCAGAGGTTTCTTTGGTGGCGATTCTGGACGCAGATAAAGAAGGTTTTCTGCGCTCAAATCGATCGCTCATTCAGACGTTCGGGCGTGCTGCGCGAAATGCCGACGGCAGGGTTGTCTTGTATGCTGATAAAGTCACGGGCTCTATGGCTGAGGCCATGGAAGAAACAGCTCGACGTCGTGACAAGCAGAAACAATATAACATCGAAAATGACATCACGCCCAAGACCATCCGCAAAAGCGTCGATAATCTGTTTGGCGAGTTGGGTGGCAAGAGTGACGGTAATAGAGCCAATGTTGGCATGGCTGCTGAGACAGGAGCTGATTATGGCTCTACTGATCCCAAGCAGTTACAGAAGACCGTCAAACGGCTGGAGCGCGAAATGCGTGAAGCTGCAAAGGAATTGGAATTCGAGCGGGCGGCCGAACTAAGAGATCGAGTCGCTTTGCTGCGTGAACGCATACTGGAGTTGGGGTAG
- the dapB gene encoding 4-hydroxy-tetrahydrodipicolinate reductase — translation MATDIVILGAKGRMGNTLVNLTLADDELNLVGACERKGNAAGIDHDGCTASDCLDELLPEVPGAVIIDFTAPEASVENARVAAKHGNPVVIGTTGLNKEQVAELEKSAKETPIFFAPNMSVGVNVLLKVLPQLVQYLGEAYDMEMVETHHKMKKDSPSGTALKLAQCLAEARGWEYDDVKKHCRDGIIGERPQKEIGVQTLRGGDVVGDHTMYFFGPGERIEVTHRAHSRETFASGALRAAKWVALQKPGKLYAMADIF, via the coding sequence ATGGCTACTGATATCGTAATTCTGGGCGCTAAAGGGCGCATGGGGAATACTCTGGTAAATCTTACTCTGGCAGACGATGAACTCAACTTGGTGGGAGCTTGTGAACGTAAAGGGAATGCCGCCGGCATCGATCATGACGGTTGTACCGCTTCTGATTGTCTGGACGAGCTTTTGCCGGAAGTTCCGGGTGCTGTGATTATTGATTTTACGGCTCCTGAAGCTTCTGTGGAGAATGCAAGAGTTGCTGCCAAGCACGGCAATCCTGTTGTCATCGGAACAACTGGTTTGAATAAAGAGCAGGTGGCGGAGTTGGAGAAGTCTGCAAAGGAAACGCCCATTTTCTTTGCACCCAATATGTCTGTTGGGGTCAATGTGCTTCTCAAGGTGCTGCCCCAGCTTGTTCAGTATTTGGGGGAGGCTTATGATATGGAGATGGTCGAGACTCATCACAAGATGAAGAAAGATTCTCCCTCTGGGACTGCTCTCAAGTTGGCTCAGTGTTTAGCTGAGGCCCGTGGCTGGGAATATGATGACGTCAAAAAGCATTGTCGTGATGGCATCATTGGCGAACGCCCCCAGAAGGAAATTGGTGTGCAGACCTTGCGAGGCGGCGATGTTGTTGGTGATCATACCATGTACTTTTTTGGCCCGGGCGAGCGTATTGAAGTGACTCATCGTGCGCATTCTCGTGAAACCTTTGCCTCTGGTGCTCTTCGTGCTGCCAAGTGGGTGGCCCTGCAGAAGCCTGGAAAGCTCTATGCTATGGCTGACATTTTCTAA
- the aat gene encoding leucyl/phenylalanyl-tRNA--protein transferase — translation MTIYRLFDEPIFPDPEEADPDGLLAVGGDLSPQRLLTAYSNGIFPWYSEDSPILWWSTNPRLVLVPQDFHTPRSLRRVLNKGKYTFTMDTDFEGVIRGCAHSPRPEQEGTWIVDEMVEAYSLLHELGYVHSVEAWQDGELVGGLYGLSLGSAFFGESMFYKAPDASKAAFAVLVNQLRAWGFTLIDCQQTTQHLLRFGAVEMQRFRFLAMLREAMEQPTREGRWCFDYHC, via the coding sequence ATGACAATTTACCGCTTGTTTGATGAACCCATATTTCCTGATCCTGAAGAAGCGGATCCGGATGGACTGTTAGCTGTTGGCGGAGACCTGTCGCCCCAACGTCTTCTAACAGCTTATTCAAACGGCATATTCCCTTGGTACTCAGAAGATTCTCCAATATTGTGGTGGTCAACCAATCCTCGACTCGTGCTTGTCCCGCAAGATTTTCATACCCCGCGCAGTTTGCGCAGGGTTTTGAATAAGGGCAAATACACGTTTACAATGGATACGGACTTTGAAGGAGTGATCCGTGGTTGTGCGCATTCGCCGAGGCCCGAACAGGAAGGTACATGGATTGTTGACGAGATGGTAGAAGCATACTCGCTGTTACATGAACTGGGTTACGTACATAGCGTGGAGGCGTGGCAGGATGGAGAATTGGTGGGTGGTCTGTATGGCTTGTCCTTAGGATCGGCCTTTTTTGGAGAGTCTATGTTCTACAAAGCCCCTGACGCCTCTAAAGCGGCCTTTGCAGTGTTGGTCAATCAGTTAAGGGCTTGGGGATTTACTTTAATTGATTGTCAGCAGACCACGCAGCACCTTTTGCGATTTGGTGCAGTGGAAATGCAGCGATTTCGGTTTCTTGCCATGTTGCGGGAGGCTATGGAGCAGCCAACTAGAGAAGGGCGTTGGTGCTTTGATTATCACTGTTAG
- the cls gene encoding cardiolipin synthase, whose translation MLTEDVHFLITAFSLFYTVVEITAIITAIIAVRDTRTPQGAVAWAISLVTFPLLTLPFYWVFGRSKFHGYVDAMRAGEERFLELVEDKHNIPQVPRLSERKRPHTPRAAFETLAEIPFLKGNDLELHINGHDTFDAIFSYINQAKKYVLIQFFIVHDDELGKRLQKLLVRKAREGVRINFLYDEIGCHKTPPSYWNTMRKAGVDVHPFHTRRGRGNRFQLNFRNHRKIVVIDGQTAFVGGHNIGNEYLGVSDKFDGWRDTHMRITGPAVIGVRISFAKDWFWATGELYEIDLSLPEPSGNADVLALATGPADDLESCSLMFIRAINSAQKRFWIASPYFVPDSSVCKALQLAAMRGVDVRILLPRKPDHLLVYLAGFACLKELKMPGIRVFRYNEGFLHQKVFLADDKLAGVGTANLDNRSFRLNFEITMLVEDIPFCNQIEQMFQVDFTNSVETGTQEYHNKNVVYQTVIKFARLLSPIL comes from the coding sequence ATGCTTACAGAAGACGTACATTTTCTCATCACTGCATTCAGCCTTTTCTATACAGTCGTTGAGATTACAGCCATCATCACCGCCATAATTGCTGTACGCGACACACGCACCCCACAAGGGGCAGTTGCTTGGGCAATATCACTAGTAACCTTTCCCCTACTCACACTCCCATTTTACTGGGTATTTGGTAGAAGCAAATTTCATGGTTACGTTGACGCCATGCGCGCTGGAGAAGAAAGATTTCTTGAATTGGTGGAAGACAAACACAATATCCCCCAAGTCCCACGGCTTTCGGAACGAAAGCGTCCGCACACCCCTCGTGCTGCATTTGAAACATTAGCAGAGATTCCATTTCTGAAAGGAAACGACTTAGAGCTACACATTAATGGGCACGACACTTTCGACGCAATTTTCAGTTACATCAATCAAGCTAAAAAATACGTGCTTATTCAGTTCTTCATTGTTCACGATGATGAACTTGGCAAACGTTTACAAAAACTGCTCGTTCGAAAAGCCCGCGAGGGGGTACGCATTAACTTTCTTTACGACGAAATCGGATGCCACAAGACCCCGCCTTCATACTGGAATACCATGCGTAAAGCTGGCGTCGATGTACACCCTTTCCACACTCGCCGAGGCCGCGGCAACCGATTTCAACTCAATTTCCGCAACCACAGGAAAATAGTTGTCATCGATGGGCAAACCGCTTTCGTGGGTGGTCATAATATAGGTAACGAATATCTCGGAGTCTCAGACAAATTCGATGGTTGGCGCGATACCCATATGAGAATTACAGGCCCAGCAGTCATCGGCGTTCGCATCAGCTTCGCCAAAGATTGGTTTTGGGCAACAGGCGAACTATACGAAATCGATCTTTCCCTACCTGAACCTTCAGGCAATGCCGACGTCTTGGCACTGGCAACTGGCCCAGCAGACGATCTGGAATCCTGTTCTCTCATGTTCATTCGCGCCATTAACTCTGCTCAAAAACGCTTCTGGATTGCTAGCCCATATTTCGTTCCAGACAGCTCTGTATGCAAAGCCCTTCAATTGGCAGCAATGCGTGGTGTAGACGTCCGCATTCTTCTCCCTCGCAAGCCAGATCATCTGCTTGTATACTTAGCAGGGTTTGCCTGCCTCAAAGAGCTTAAGATGCCCGGCATCCGTGTTTTCAGGTACAATGAAGGATTTCTGCACCAAAAAGTATTTCTCGCAGACGACAAGTTGGCCGGGGTAGGCACCGCGAACTTGGACAACCGTTCATTCCGACTCAATTTCGAAATAACCATGCTTGTAGAGGATATTCCCTTCTGCAATCAGATAGAGCAAATGTTCCAAGTTGATTTCACCAATAGTGTGGAGACTGGCACTCAGGAATATCACAATAAAAATGTCGTCTACCAAACCGTTATCAAATTCGCCCGCCTCCTCTCTCCAATTCTCTAA
- the ligA gene encoding NAD-dependent DNA ligase LigA, translated as MTVSDVEKRVVLLREKIEHHNHCYYVLDAPEISDAEYDELFRELVALEDEHPHLDDPNSPSKRVGGEPAEGFTPYEHALRMYSLDNAMNLDEWFAFTDRVSRGLNREDAEYWTDPKMDGLAVEVIYEKGMFVRAATRGDGLVGEDVTHNMRTVMNLPLKLRGSNIPNLLEVRGEVVMSNSDFAALNERQRNAGDKVFANPRNASAGSIRQLDPKVAAARPLRFMGYGIGRVEWAMPMFAWSSQKEIMDGLKELGFSIPPEAKLCKTRQEVADYFEELMVRRESLSFEIDGVVAKLNNLDQQKALGFTSRAPRWALALKFPAHQTKTKLKDIRIQVGRTGVLTPVAELEPVPLAGVVVSNATLHNKGYIEERDFRIGDTVLIQRAGDVIPQVLSVDIDARPDTAEVYEFPLVCPVCKSDAREDGEAVRCTNEVCPAKTVQRIIHFVSKAGLDMEGVGKKWVERLAIDEVLVSPVDLFTLEKTALLKYEGMGDKSAAKFIAAVAKAKEEAPLWRLIAALGIRHVGEQTARTLANNFEDLEAIGKETREALQELDDIGPIVADSLWDYFQSDTTKEMLERFKAVGFWPTGGENGSEQSKDSPLAGKVFIFTGTLPIKRNEAHAIVEEHGGSAVKSISKKVDYVVAGEKAGSKVAKAEKLGLEIIDFEGFQELLQKAE; from the coding sequence ATGACTGTATCCGACGTTGAAAAGCGCGTGGTTTTGTTGCGCGAAAAAATCGAGCATCACAACCACTGCTATTATGTACTGGACGCTCCCGAGATTTCGGATGCTGAGTACGACGAATTGTTTCGTGAACTGGTCGCTCTTGAAGATGAACATCCTCACCTGGACGATCCGAATTCTCCCTCTAAGAGGGTAGGTGGAGAGCCTGCAGAAGGATTTACTCCCTACGAGCATGCCTTACGCATGTATAGCCTTGATAACGCCATGAATCTCGATGAGTGGTTTGCTTTTACAGATAGGGTGAGCAGAGGACTGAATCGTGAAGACGCCGAATATTGGACTGACCCTAAAATGGATGGGTTGGCAGTTGAGGTGATTTACGAGAAAGGGATGTTTGTGCGTGCCGCTACGCGCGGTGATGGTCTTGTGGGCGAAGATGTGACCCACAATATGCGTACGGTTATGAATCTCCCATTGAAACTTCGCGGTTCCAATATTCCGAATCTATTAGAGGTGCGTGGTGAAGTCGTTATGTCGAATAGCGATTTTGCGGCTTTAAATGAACGGCAGCGAAATGCTGGCGATAAAGTCTTTGCTAATCCAAGAAATGCTTCGGCTGGTTCTATCCGACAGCTTGATCCCAAGGTTGCAGCGGCAAGGCCTTTGCGTTTTATGGGGTATGGCATTGGACGCGTTGAGTGGGCTATGCCCATGTTCGCGTGGTCCAGTCAAAAAGAGATTATGGATGGCCTCAAGGAACTTGGTTTTTCCATTCCTCCAGAGGCCAAGCTGTGTAAGACGCGTCAGGAAGTTGCAGACTATTTTGAAGAACTGATGGTGCGACGTGAATCCCTGTCGTTTGAGATCGACGGTGTGGTTGCGAAGCTCAATAATCTTGATCAACAGAAAGCGCTTGGTTTTACTTCTCGTGCACCACGATGGGCCTTGGCTTTAAAGTTTCCTGCTCATCAAACCAAGACCAAGCTCAAGGATATTCGCATTCAGGTGGGGCGTACCGGGGTGTTGACTCCTGTGGCAGAGCTAGAGCCTGTGCCATTGGCTGGTGTTGTTGTGAGCAATGCGACTCTGCACAACAAAGGTTATATTGAGGAGCGTGACTTTCGAATCGGTGACACTGTGCTCATACAGCGCGCCGGTGATGTTATTCCACAGGTGTTGTCTGTAGACATTGATGCTCGTCCTGATACGGCAGAAGTATATGAGTTCCCATTGGTTTGTCCTGTGTGTAAAAGCGATGCGCGTGAGGACGGTGAGGCTGTGCGTTGTACTAACGAAGTGTGCCCAGCCAAGACCGTACAGCGAATAATACACTTTGTATCTAAAGCCGGCCTCGATATGGAAGGGGTAGGCAAAAAGTGGGTTGAGCGACTGGCTATTGATGAAGTCCTTGTTTCTCCAGTCGACCTGTTTACTTTGGAAAAGACAGCACTTCTCAAGTATGAAGGCATGGGAGACAAATCCGCAGCTAAGTTCATTGCCGCAGTTGCAAAGGCCAAGGAAGAAGCTCCGCTATGGCGGCTTATCGCAGCTTTGGGTATTCGGCACGTTGGAGAACAGACAGCTCGAACTCTGGCAAATAATTTTGAAGACCTTGAAGCAATTGGTAAAGAGACGCGCGAAGCTTTGCAGGAGTTGGACGACATTGGGCCCATAGTGGCCGATTCTCTGTGGGATTACTTTCAAAGTGATACCACCAAGGAGATGCTTGAGCGCTTCAAAGCCGTCGGTTTTTGGCCTACTGGTGGTGAAAATGGATCAGAACAAAGCAAGGATTCGCCTTTGGCTGGAAAGGTGTTTATTTTCACTGGCACGTTACCAATTAAGCGAAATGAAGCCCACGCTATTGTTGAGGAGCATGGCGGCTCTGCAGTCAAATCCATTTCCAAGAAGGTCGATTACGTGGTAGCCGGAGAAAAGGCTGGCTCCAAGGTCGCTAAGGCCGAGAAGCTAGGGCTTGAAATTATTGACTTCGAAGGCTTTCAGGAATTACTCCAAAAAGCCGAATAA
- a CDS encoding MATE family efflux transporter yields the protein MSSTKIEKTKDHPFLSQPHRTLAGLAVPVLFSLVAEPLTGLADTAFVARLPGSEPVAALGVGTVAFSSIFWAFSFLGVGTQTEVAKDEGGGNHDHAVKVVSLAIMMAACIGIVLMLGAMPVLKSIGSLLGAAGAVNELACEYMFYRLLGAPAVLVSIACFGALRGAQDMRTPLYVAVGINLINLLLDWLLIFGVGPFPELGVAGAAIASTVSQWIGAAWGLVVVAQSVGLTFHIRGAGVAKLLKIGGDLFVRTGMVLLFLALCTRVANHAGANEGAAYQAIRQFFIFAALFLDAFAITGQSLVGYFLGAGEVRYARSVARMVCIWSVGTGLAMCAAMIVGENGVAWLLVPPDALLVFGPAWWVVALTQPLGALSFATDGIHWGTGDFRYLRNAMIVASCLAGGLVYSLDQLQPVHILVYIWMATALWTFIRAAFGLVRIWPGIGEAPLRMACR from the coding sequence ATGAGTAGTACCAAGATAGAAAAAACAAAAGACCATCCATTCCTTTCTCAACCGCATCGTACCCTTGCAGGCTTGGCTGTTCCTGTCCTCTTTTCACTGGTGGCCGAGCCTCTGACTGGGCTAGCTGACACTGCGTTCGTAGCGCGTTTGCCCGGTTCGGAGCCCGTAGCCGCATTAGGTGTAGGAACAGTGGCTTTTTCGTCAATCTTCTGGGCCTTTTCTTTTCTCGGAGTTGGAACGCAGACTGAGGTGGCAAAGGATGAGGGAGGCGGAAATCACGATCATGCAGTTAAGGTGGTGTCGTTAGCGATTATGATGGCTGCGTGCATCGGAATTGTTCTTATGCTCGGTGCCATGCCTGTACTGAAGTCTATTGGCAGTTTGCTTGGTGCTGCAGGGGCAGTTAATGAGCTTGCTTGCGAGTACATGTTTTATCGACTGCTTGGCGCTCCTGCTGTATTGGTTTCGATAGCCTGTTTTGGGGCATTACGAGGGGCGCAGGATATGCGAACCCCATTGTATGTGGCCGTCGGTATAAACTTGATTAATCTGCTTTTGGATTGGTTGTTGATTTTTGGAGTTGGACCATTTCCCGAACTGGGTGTAGCTGGGGCTGCGATCGCGAGTACTGTGAGTCAGTGGATTGGTGCGGCGTGGGGCCTGGTTGTAGTGGCGCAATCGGTTGGTTTGACATTTCATATTCGTGGCGCAGGTGTTGCCAAGCTTCTCAAGATTGGTGGCGATCTGTTTGTACGTACCGGGATGGTTTTACTGTTTTTGGCTTTGTGCACTCGTGTTGCCAATCACGCCGGGGCGAATGAGGGGGCAGCGTATCAAGCCATACGTCAGTTCTTCATCTTTGCTGCTCTGTTTCTCGATGCTTTTGCAATCACAGGGCAGAGCCTCGTGGGCTACTTTCTTGGTGCTGGAGAAGTCCGATATGCCAGAAGCGTTGCTCGAATGGTATGCATATGGAGTGTGGGAACAGGTCTAGCGATGTGTGCTGCGATGATTGTTGGCGAAAATGGGGTTGCGTGGCTACTGGTTCCGCCAGATGCCTTGTTGGTTTTTGGGCCTGCTTGGTGGGTTGTAGCCTTAACCCAGCCCTTGGGAGCTCTTTCTTTTGCCACTGATGGCATTCATTGGGGAACAGGAGATTTTCGATATCTTCGGAATGCTATGATCGTTGCTTCATGTCTGGCAGGAGGATTGGTTTATTCTCTTGATCAATTGCAACCAGTTCATATTCTAGTTTACATCTGGATGGCGACTGCGCTGTGGACCTTTATTCGTGCTGCTTTTGGACTTGTGCGTATTTGGCCAGGGATTGGCGAGGCTCCACTTAGAATGGCGTGTCGTTAG